In the Panthera leo isolate Ple1 chromosome C2, P.leo_Ple1_pat1.1, whole genome shotgun sequence genome, GTGGCAACAGCCGGGGCCGCGACACGCGCCAAAACACCGACAAGGACATTCGTGAAGGCAGCGCTCGGGCGACATGGGAAAGCCCCAGTGGAGAAGCCCATTTGGGAACATTTCCACAGGGAAAAGCCTGTACACAGAGCCAAGACGTGCACCATCCCtggtggcgggcggggggggggggttgtgtgtgtgtgtggcagggacGGGTCCTCTGGTTCCACAGCTGTGTTCGCCTTGTGATAACTCTGTGAGCCACACGCTGGTgatccagcccccccccccccacgtgcaCAGGTGTACAGGGAACAAGTGTTTCCACAGACAAGTTTCTTAAGAGAGAGGTGGTCGTCTGTGACCTGACCCCTGACGGGCCCCGGGACAGCACACAGGGCAAGGACCATCCCGGCCAGCGAGGCTGGTGCCGGTGGGTGTGCCGAGGGGGCTCCTGCTTCAGCGGGGGAAGGTCAGGCCGCAGAGAACGGAGTGCCCACGGAGGAAGGGCCGGAAACGTCGCGGCCGGCTGGCACAGACACCAGGCGAGCGGGGGGACCGGGGAGCACGCGATCAGGCATTACTGCCCTGTCCACAGGCCCTGCTCTCCGTGCTCCCCTCCAAGCCCGGAAAACCACAAGGCTCATTGTCACTTACCTCTCACGGCAGCAGAGGGTGCTGAAGGGTGGCGTGGGGGGCCTGTGCCTCGGTGCCCCGTTCCCAGGCCAGCACCCACACAGTTCGGCGTCGGCTGCACCACACTCAACGGCCCGCTATGCCGACCCCCGCAGCTTTCTCAAAAGCAAATGAGGCACAGACGGACGCAATGGCAGCTGCGTGCGGGGACACCCTCCCGGGGGTCACGGGAGGCGGACAGAAGGAGGGATGTGCCACAGGGGGTGGAGCCTGCCCTGCACCCAGATGCCGCCCTCGACGTTTCTCCCCAAAACAGAAGCACACGCACGACAGACACCGGCTAGTGCGGCTACAAGATGCTTTATTGCCCCTGCTCTGTACATCCGACACCGGATTCTTGCCCGGTTTGTTGCTCGTGGCCTGGGACCAACCCGACGGTCTCCGCCCAGCAGGCCGACCACACAGACCGGctgccacaccctccccccctttctcggGAAAGCTAGAGCCCTGGTTTGGGCTCCCGCGTGCCAGCTTCAGGAGGCCCAACACGCGGCCGTCCCAGCGTCCATTTGGGAAAGCAAACTCCCCCGGCCTCAAATGAAGCCCCCGTGTCATTTTTGAACGCGTTACTCCAAGTTACAGAGTTCTCAATCACCAAGAAGTTCAGTGACGTGGTTTCCTAATTACCAGACCCACCAACTTAAAAATTCTTCCCCCCAGACACCAAGGACCCTACAGCCGGCCAAACCTAAGAGTGTGGGATGTCGTGCCCCAATTCTTCTCCTGAAAGAGCAGGTCCCATTTTAATCTCTGTCACAGGAGGATGTCAGCCGCCCCTGCGCCCGCAGGCACCAAGCAGGTACCAGCCGCAGGCTCAGCGCGGGCCCCGCCTGCCTCCACCGAGCGGAAGGAACGCCGTCCGCCGACCCCAGCCAAGGATTCCTCTTCAGACAGAAAGCACCCATAGATGCAAGCAGAGAACCGAATTCCTGCCACACGGCAGGCAGCACGGGAAGCCAGGCCACTAGCTCCACCTGGTGGAGGAGGCGGGGCTCACGGCGCTGTCACTTCCCACAGAGTTCTAGCACCTTCTTCACCATGGCCCCGATCCCGTCGTGGATGTGGTGGAGCGCCGTCTCGCACATGAAGGCCGGGGTCGTGACCACCTTGTTCTTCTGGTCCACGTGAGCTTCGTGCACGGAAGTTACGGAAAACGGTCACCCGGCAAGGACACACGGGTGGCGGGCGTGAAGCGCCACCctgacccccgcccccgcccacccccagaGTGTGCTCCGCCGCCCTTCTCGATGGAGCTCCAAATGGGGGATCCTTCCTGCCGCAGTCCCCGCGGCCAGGGTCCACGTCCCGTGCCACTCACACCCCGTAACCAGAGCACACGCGTCCCGACCTCGGTGAGCCCAGCGCCGGTTTCCTCGGACCCCTCACGGTGGCAGGCCCCACGGGACCCAGGCCCGCCCGCAGACCTGGGCTGCGCACCCAGGAGCGCCGGCCCCACAGCAACCTCGTCTGAGAAACCTGAACAGAGAGCCGCTGCGAGCATCCGCCACAAGAGGCCAGTCCGACCCAGGACCCGCCCCCGACACAAGCCGAGCTCTCGCCCTGGTCGGGCAGACGCCAAGCGCTGATGGGactggccctgccccctccctatAAGGTGCCCTCCTGGACCTACTGCAAAGGCCCCGGGCCAGCTCCACCCACACAGCTGCTGGGTGGGCCGGCCACTCTGcgcaggagggaggtgggcacTTAACCGAAACTGTCTGTAAGCCAAACAGCCCTCCAAGGAGAGAAAAGCACCTTCGAGACAGACACCCAGGGTCACGGTGTTGTCTCCGGCACCTTCCGGGACACCGTGCTGCTCTGTTCCTTGGGTCTGGGTCCAGGTGTGGACCTGGGTCGTGGTCGGCCCTGGCCTGAGGCTCTGTGTGCACAATGCTCGGGCACCCGCAGGAGGATCAGGGACAAATGAGGCCACCGGGCTGGCTCCTGTCCACACCACCAGGGAACTTCCACCAAAGCCAGGAAACCCCCCGGTACTGCTCCCATCCACGGGCAGCCTCCACCCCACCGTGGGGCGCAAGCTCACTCCCCTCACTGGCAGGCAGCTCCCAGCCTCCCACCCAGAAAGCCATCCCCGTCGAGCCCGAGGCCGACCGCTCGCCTGACCAGGTGGCCCTGTGTGCCTGGGGTGTGCCGAACCCAGCCCGCATCCACCAGGCCGACTTGGAAACACGGCCAGGGAGGGACACGTGCCGGCATCGGACCCTACACGTGTCACGCATGtgctcccaggtgcccccggcAGTGCAGCTCCCGGTTCAAGAGCCAGAGGAGGGGTCCCCGGagccaccaccaccgccaccctGGCTGCCAGAAAGGATATGGTCACTCCCTTCACACAGTGCTTGGCGCCCAGGGCTTTGATGGCCTCTGCGGTCCCCGCGTAGGGCCACTTGCCGCCTTCCTCCTGCTCGTGGCCCACGGTGACCTCGACGCCGCGGAGCACTTTGGCTGCGAGAACGGGAGCAATGCAGCACAAGCTGAAGAGTGAAGGACAGGGTCAGCTCGGGACCACACGAGTGGATGCCAGGCCAGGGGGCGCAGCAAGGCACGCAAACCTCCCTGACCTCGAGGATGAGTGCCAACACTAGCCAGAGGGGCCTGGCAGCTGAGAGGTGGAAGCCGGGCCGCCTGGGGCGGCCGTGGCCAACGGGGCGAGGGGTGTCGCAGGTGACACGAGCTTCCGCTCACTCCCCTACGGGCCGCGGTCAGGAGGCACTCCCGACCAGTCGCTCCCGAGCACGGTGGTTCAGCCACACCAGACCTCTGGGCACCAGACATCACACCGGCGCCCTGCCCGTGTCAGCGCGCCCTCAGGGGGCACACGGGCCATCCACCATAGCGGCTGTGGGCCGGGCCGCCCCAGCGTGTGGCTGTCGGGGACTGCCCTCTCCTCACCCGGGGTCCACAACCCTTCCAGCCACCGCCCAGACCTCTCTGGGCCGCCGTGTTCCCACACAGGCCTCTCCTCTGGCTCATCTTCCACAGCACCCAGCTGGTTCTCCTGCGCGGCCTGTAAAGGCCCCACGTAGGAGGTATCCTAACAAGCCACGAAAAAGTGTCATCAAAACAAACTTACACAGTGCTTCAAACCCCACAGCTAACCCGCCTACTTAGAAACCCCGGACAGAAATTTCCCCCAGCCACCAAGTTGACACAGTCCCTGGACCTAGTGTCTCCAGAGTGTCTTGTGTCGTGAGCCTGCACAGACACCCGGCGGCATCGGCCCTCAAGTGGGGCTGTCTGTGTGGCCGACCGTGCTGGTCTTGGGCTGTGGACACCGAAGCAAGCCAAAGCCACGTGCTCCGGACAGAGGCCCCTGCCGGGACCGTTCCTGCACGGAGGTCAGAGGACATACACACAGGCGGCCGAGCCACCGGGACCCCTTGCTTCCACCTGTGCTCATGACAAGCAGGGCGCTAGGGTCCCCCTTAGCGCTCGGCCCACAGAAGTGGGTGCCGCTCCAGTGACAGCATTCTGGGGGAGAGAGGCGTGGAGCACGGCCGTCACCTGCTGTCTCTTCCGAGCAGGCCCGGGACTGAGAAGGCACCGTGCGAGCAGACATGCTCCCGACCTGCAGACCCGAGGCCGGCCCTGTTCGTGAGGAGGGGGCTCCCCGCAGAGTGACTGGGCGGGGACTGTCCTTGCCAGGCGCTGTATCCCATCCAGGTGGGAGGGTTCTAACACAGCCCTGTTCACACAGATGTCAGAGGGGATCTGGAGTGCTCCCGTCTATACCACAATGAGCTGTCTTCACTGCATCTCTCACCGCAGAGCTCCCGAGGGAGTCTCTCCAACCAGCAGACCCGAAGCCGCGCACTCTGCACGCTCCGGCGCACTGACACGGACAAACACCGACCTTCGTCAGAGCAGGGGCCAGGCGTCCGTGGAAGCCGAGTCTCAGGGGCTCAGATCTGGCAACAGGGGGGCACCATCGTGCTCCTGGTGGCAGGTGTGGCCGGCCTCACCCCCTGCCAGGACCCAGGAACTCGGACCTCGACAAGAGCAAGGTCCGGTGAGTTTGGGTGTGCAGACAAGTGTGAAAGACCCAAGCACGCAATGAGCGTGCAGGCCCAGAGGAAGGTGCTGGGGAGCGGTGCTCGTGTGTGACTGGCTCCAGCCTGCCCGGAGCAAGGACAGGAGGCAGAGGTCAGGAGAGGAGAATGAGCACTGGAAAAGGCTGGCGGTCAGGGAAGGACTGACTGGGGAACCTCCTAGAAGCTCTCTTTCCTGTGAAGTCACCAAGTGATACTGACCTAAGCACACAACTACAGAATTTTCCGAGCTGGAAGGTGCCTAGGACGCCCTGTGAACCCCTCAGCGAAAACAGGCTTTCAGGACGGTGCAGCCCTGCACTCCCCACCCCTACGTACCCGACAGGCTTGCCAGCCTCGTGGAACTCCTTCAGGACGCGCTCCACGTCTTTGTGGACTCTGCAGTCTTTCCCGTCCACGGCGAAGGTGCTCCTAGCACGAGAAGAGGCCTCTCACAGTTTGGTGTCCACCAGCCTGGGGCGCCTCCAACCCTACCCCGCAGACGTTACGTgtggctctgctccctccccagcacccGCGACAAGCAGTTCacgtgtgtgttgtgtgttttgtACAATTACACGTACGtgtttttttctaactttatgtCAGAAAGAAGCAAAAACGGCAGCGGAGGAGGGCAGCAGATGCCACAGCGAACCGAAGGTGACAGGTGCGCAGGCCGTGGACCTAAAGCCAGCAGGCCCCCCACTGACCAGGCGAGAAGCGCAGGTGAGATGACACACGGCTTCTGTCACTGCGGCGATGACCGCGGAGGCGTCCGGCGTGGCCCCCCTCCTACAGCTGGCGGGTGTGCACCCACACTGCTCTGGGAGGCAACTGGTCACACCCACCGAATCCCAAAGGACACGCTCCCTGCCACGAGCCCCGTCTCTGGGCTGTCCGCTCTGCACACGCGGCTCCTCCGTCCTGGGAGGTCCACGGCAGCGTCACAGCCCCGGGACCGGACAACGGTGGGCGTGAGGGAGGTGTGCCACCTGAGGGGCTGCTGCATCCTTGGGGTGCGTGCATGTCCAAACGCAGccaactttacttttttttttaaggtttttatttatttttgagacagagagagacagagcgtgagcaggggaggggcagagagagagggagacacagaatccaaagcaggctccaggctctgagctgtcagcacagagcccgacgcggggctcgaactcacggactgtgagatcgtgacctgagctgaagtcggacgctcaaccgactgagccacccaggcgccccactttttttttttttaatttttttttaacatttgtttatttttgagagacaagcggagcatgagcaggggagggggagagagagagatacagaatctgaagcaggctccaggctctgagctgtttgtcagcacagagcccgacacggggctcgaactcatgaactgcgagaccacaacctgagccgaagtcggacgctcaaccgactgagccacccagacgcccctcaactTTACTCTTTACACACATGTCAACTGTACCTCCAAACAGCTTTCAAGACAAAAGGGGAACTGGAAACACGGGTGTCCGTCAGAGCTGGGTCGTCTACCCAAAGGGATCTGCGTGTGTGGCTGTGAGGTGGTTAGAGGGCCACCGACAAGCCACCGCGTTGGCGGAAAACACAAAGTCCAAATCACTGAGCTTAAGACACCTCCACCTCATTAGTTTAACACGACCACGCGTATGAACCTCTGGCGGAGGAAACACGGCCGGGCAGGAGCCTGAGGCCCCACAGGAGAGGAACCCGGTTCCCGCTGTGAACTCGCATCCCCAGCGAACTAGCCTCCCGCGTGCACACTGCACAACCAACAACCACAGCAGCCGCAGCCTCGGAGACCAAGGACACGGGAGCCTGCCTGACTTCTAGAAAGGTTGGGAAAAACCGGCAAGAGACCATAAGCCACAGCTTTCCCCAGGGAAGTGGGTTCAGACAACAGCACTGACCCAAGGCCACTGCTTCCTTGAGCGCACAGACACGGGCACACAGACACGGACCCACCGACAGCCCAGCGCGCCTTGTGTCTGTTTGTAGTTAACCGAGCGTGGGTGGTCAATTGTGCCGGGGACACAACCCCGACAGACCCCCAATGTGCCCTCATCCTCAGGGAGGAGCTAAGGGTCACAGATAAGGCTCGTCCTCCCGACGAAAAAACCTCGGTCTGGCAGAAGAGGAAGTCCAGCCAACAACTCTGCCACCTACTGCCGAGAGGTGTGTGAAGGTGGCAGTCGCCTGAAAGGCTGGTTTTTGGAAGACAAAGTGGACAGGAGCGGGAGGCACTGCCACGAGGGGCTGGGAACGCAGGGCTGGGATGTGGACGAAAGCTGTTCAGATGTCTGCAGGCAGAGGGGAGCCGCCAGGGGTCAGCGTACACATCAGGGAACCTGACGTCTGGCTGCACGGCACCCACAGAGGCAGCCAGGGAGCTGCTGCAccgcggcggggggggggtggcactGGCCAGCCAAGCCAACAGGGCGAGGGAGGCAGTGAGCACGAGGACCCAAGGCAcctgcacccccccccgccctcccccccctccGGCTTCCCACCCACGACGGCTGTGGCAGAGCCGCCTCGGAACGGATGTGCTGGATGGCGAGGCCAGTGCGCAGAGAGCTTCCGGGACGCGCACAGAAAGAGGATCTAAAACCCACAGGACGTCAGGCCAGAGCGAGCCCTCCCGGCTGCAGATCTAGTTACCAGGGTGACAACCAGAGAGCAAAACCTTTCCACTTGGGACCAGCATCTGAACGGCCCACCGGAACAGCAGCTTCACACGGACACGGAGACCGGCACGGCACAGGGTTAGATCAGAGAAAGCCccaaccccccccgccccccacccccgcagcagCAGCCCAGGAGCATTCTGGGAGAAGTGACAGGAAAAAGCACGTCTGGCTAACTGTTGACCTAAGCCCCAAGCTACGCCGGTTCCCTGTCACAGACCAGCTCCGCGCAGCCCTTTGGAACCTGAGCTCCCCAACGGCTGCTCGCGTCCCCACCCCGTCTCCGTCCCCGGCTTCGCTACAGGTGAAAAGCGAACACCCCAGAGACCCCACACGCACAGGTTTTTGGCGGCTCCGAAGCctccagggaagatggcagcatcgTGATCCGCCGCGCTGAGCCGGGCCAGGTCGGTGATCTTGCCGCGGGCGATCCTTGCAGACTCCGTCAGAACGTTCCTGGGACAGAACACAAAAGAGGCCTGAAGCAAACTTTAGCCTGCAGACTACAaaacggggcgggggtggggggggggtggggggtgggggtgagggggaacaCTACCACAGGACAAGAAAACATGTACTCGGGCCAGGGAAGTGCACCAGCACTTGCACTCAAGGTCAGGACCTAGAGAAGGCGACACGGCCATTTGGAGCATCTGGAGTGCTCAGAACTGGGGACGGATGAAAGACAGGacagagcaggggaaggccaAGGTGCCGCACAGGTAAGCGAAGGAAACCAGGGTCAGCCACAGTAGGCGCCGTGCCGTGCTCCCCCAGGCCTTGCAACCAGGACCAGTGTCCCAGGcagaaaaggagggggggggggggggggcggctgacACCAGCTCCCAGGAGAAAGAGCGCCCCCTGTGTGAAGCCGGCGGGCAAGTGTGGCCGTCCCTGCACTGGAGCAAGactggaggagaaggaaggctCTGAGAGCACAAAGACCGCACAGGCCTCAGTGACAGAAACACCGTTTCGAACCAGATCAGAGATCTGGGGCCCAAACAGGTGAACACGGCACGAGACCCAGCTGGGAGGCACAGCCTTGACCAAAACAAAGGTGGGGggatgactcttgatctcagagttgtgaattcaagccccacctaGTGTAtaaatagtacaaaaaaaaaaaaaaagtagaagtggATCAAAACAAAGACAGGAGGAACTTAGCCGGAATTTTCTATCCTTTCCGTGTTTTGGTAGGCATTAAAAGATAACAACAGCACGACCACAGGACAGCCTGAGGACGGGGGCTCTGAATGACTGAGTTCAGAActcagagcacaggcagggtcCCCCCCAGGACAAAGCCACCCAGCATGCCGGCTCTCAGGGCGTTTGTACCAGGCCCGTGCCCACATTCCAGGACGGAGGAGCAGGATCACACCTGGTCTCGCTCTCAGAAGGCTGCCCCTTGGTGTGGTCAATCACGTGCATCTGAGGGACGTCAGGAGCAAAGATCTGGACCTCAGCCCCGCCACGACTCAAGTGAACCAGTACCCTGCATGGAAAAAATCACACAGAACTGAAACATGCCCAACCCAGCTTTACCTCTTAGCGTGTTTCTACAAGCAGGGTTTTTGCAGAGCGCCCTGCAGAAGTCTCTCGTGCACCTTAATATCCTACTTGCTTTACAAAAAGTTATAGCTGGCCTGCCGATGACCCAAACGGCCACAATCCAGATTCGCTGTCCCTGAACTAGCCTGCAGAGCCCAGCTAGTCCCCAGGCTCCCTTTACAAACCGGGGTGCAGGGACGGGTGATTCGACTGGTGTCCCAGCCTGGACCCCAGGCTGCTTCAGGGCGGTCTTCCTCCCACAGGCCAATCAACGCAGCCCTCAAGGGTTTGAGGGGGGCTGCCGGTCACGACACTCGCTCTCTCCCGCCTCTCCCATGATAGTcacagggctgggagagagaTACGCAGGTCTCCCTGAgggctgctgtgtgccaggcacaagTCCAAATCTGTCCCAGACACGGGGCTCTCACTGTCCCCCTTTCAGAGGAGGAGACATGAGGTGGGTGACCCGGTAGAACCACCCTGGGACTCAGGCTCTCGTCCTTGTAACCTGCAGGGTTCTCCACACAGGGCTCCCTGCCCACACCCCGGAGGTTTCACGCAGCCCGCTTGCTTTCTCGTGCCCCTGCTCCGAGCCCCGCTCTGCCAGCTCTCCTGGCCCTCTGCCAGCTCTGCCCACTCCAAAGACCACTCCATGTCCAGTGCCCACACCCGCACACGCAGGCAGGTGCAGGATGGGGAGGGGCCTCAGGCTCCTCTGGGTACGCTTGGGCCCTGCACTTGGGAGGCAGAGGTTCCCCAACCATGACCTAACTCTCCCTGCCCACCGACTCCAGATCTGACATCTACCAGTCCTGCTCACAGAAGCCTTTAATAAAAAGCCACACGCTACTAACATCTGACAGGTTACATCAAAAACACTGTCCACAGCTGACCTGGCTGCCTCGTGCCTCACagccttcttttaaaaactttttaatgtttatttatttcttgagatacacacaaaccgtgagcaggggaggggcagagagagagagggagacacagaatcggaagcaggctccaggctccgagctgtcagcacagagccagaggtagggctcaaacccacgaaccgcaaggacataacctgagctgaagtcggacgcttaaccgactgagccacccaggcgttcatCGCCCTAGAGTCATGATGATGCAATCTGACCTCAAAGTTAACcatgggtggggcacctgggtggctcagtcggctaagtgtccaactttagctcaggtcatgatctcgcagtctgtgagttcgagccccgcatcaggctctgtgctgacagctcagagcctggagcctgtttcagattctgtgtgtgtgtctctctctctgaccctcccccattcatactctgtctctctctgtctcaaaaataaataaacgttaaaaaaattttttttttttaaataaaaataaaagttaaccaTGGGTGTTAAACACGAGATGTATTACATGGTTGTCTCTGAGCGACAACGCTACAGCAGGTGGCACTTAGAGAACTTATCTCTGGCTCCCGCTTTGTGCCTCCCCGTGCCTGGTGGCTGCCTGGTGGCTCGTTTCCTCTGCCTTTCTAatcaaacatttctccaaatggCTCAGGAAAAGGCAGAGGGTCCTTCAGGGCTTACGCTGAGGCCTCGTGGAGCTCAGTCCCGTCGTAGACTCCGCATCCAGACAGCACCTGCGGGacagcgcggggggggggggggggggggcggtcaagGGGGACTCCACCTGGAGGCAGCCGGCCAGGGGGAGGGGCGTGAAGAAGGGACTTGCATGGAGAGAGGTAGGGGGCGGGCCTCGGTGGGGTGACGGTGAGGACCATAAGAACCGCCGCGGGCAGAGGTGAAGGAGGGCTGGGGGAcggcccggggggtgggggtgctgggagggggtgggggtgaggagggcccgaccttgggagggggaggggagggggtgaggagggcccgacctcgggggtggggggtgaggagggccCGACCTCGGGCGGAACTGGATGAGAAGCGGCCGTGACCTCTGGCGGTAGCCCCGCCCCATGCCCGCCCGCCGAAGTCCGCTTACCAGCGCGACCCTGGCCCGGGGCCGCGGCGCGGAGCTGTGTAGGGCCGCGCGCGGGGCGAGTGCATGGAGCGGCGCGAACGCGGAGGCCGCCGCCAGCCTGGGCGCCACCAGAGCCCTGACCGCCGCCATGACTGCGCGGGGACACTGGGTCGCAGGGGCCAGCGACCGCGGAGGCCTGAACGGAACGAGCGTGCCTCGCGCCTGCGCACAACGCGCCCGCCCCGGCCCAGACTCCCGTGAGCGcgctggtgggcggggccgcgccTGCGcaccgcccgcccgccccggcccctcTCCCGCGAGTGCGCTGGTTGTTGTCTGCGTGAGTCGACGCAGTAGCGTGTCCCGCCCCCCGGGGAGCTGCTGCTGCCCTGGGCTCGGGGTCCCGGACCCCAGGGCGGGAAGCACCCCCTACCCAGCTGGGCCGGGCTGTGGCACCCGGGTCGGGCGCGGCTCGCGGCCGATAGAGAGTCAGACTCCAGACTTCGTTATTGTCCGCACTCCTGGGAGCAGCTCCTTGATAGCGAATAACCCACGTTCACATTTCAAGTCGTCTTTTCGTGGTGTTTGACTCGGGATCCGGATGGGAGCCCCCTCGGGGCTCCGCCTTCCGCATTTCCTGCAAGTTGAGCTTGGTTGGAAAGGCTCCCCGGGTCGGTTTGGGGCGAGGGCAGCCACGGGGATGTCTGTTTTCTGCTGCAGGCGCGCGCTGCCTCGGATGCACAGTGTCTCCATGCATTAAATCCTTGCTGAGTGGGGATAGCAGGACTCTTTCAGGTACTAGCTGGAATTCTCCCGTTAAAAATACCTAATTGTTATCCTGGATTCAGTCCACGTGAGCCGCctggataagttctttattatACTTTCCCTTAATCTATTATTTTGCAAACTAACAGGTGTCCAAGagtttatatgtaatatatatatatatatattatatacatatgtataaaacgtttattcatttttgagagacaacgtgtgagtgggggaggggcagagagagcaagagagacggagacagaatctgaagcagactccaggcttagagtcgccagcacagagcctgacgcggggcttgaacccacgaacagagagatcatgacctgaggtgaagttggacttaatccactgagccacccaggtgcccccaagataaTTTAAGTGGTCACTTT is a window encoding:
- the GATD3 gene encoding glutamine amidotransferase-like class 1 domain-containing protein 3A, mitochondrial isoform X1 — encoded protein: MAAVRALVAPRLAAASAFAPLHALAPRAALHSSAPRPRARVALVLSGCGVYDGTELHEASAVLVHLSRGGAEVQIFAPDVPQMHVIDHTKGQPSESETRNVLTESARIARGKITDLARLSAADHDAAIFPGGFGAAKNLSTFAVDGKDCRVHKDVERVLKEFHEAGKPVGLCCIAPVLAAKVLRGVEVTVGHEQEEGGKWPYAGTAEAIKALGAKHCVKGVTEAHVDQKNKVVTTPAFMCETALHHIHDGIGAMVKKVLELCGK
- the GATD3 gene encoding glutamine amidotransferase-like class 1 domain-containing protein 3A, mitochondrial isoform X2, yielding MAAVRALVAPRLAAASAFAPLHALAPRAALHSSAPRPRARVALVLSGCGVYDGTELHEASAVLVHLSRGGAEVQIFAPDVPQMHVIDHTKGQPSESETRNVLTESARIARGKITDLARLSAADHDAAIFPGGFGAAKNLSTFAVDGKDCRVHKDVERVLKEFHEAGKPVGIPPTWGLYRPRRRTSWVLWKMSQRRGLCGNTAAQRACAALLPFSQPKCSAASRSPWATSRRKAASGPTRGPQRPSKPWAPSTV
- the GATD3 gene encoding glutamine amidotransferase-like class 1 domain-containing protein 3A, mitochondrial isoform X3, with the protein product MAAVRALVAPRLAAASAFAPLHALAPRAALHSSAPRPRARVALVLSGCGVYDGTELHEASAVLVHLSRGGAEVQIFAPDVPQMHVIDHTKGQPSESETRNVLTESARIARGKITDLARLSAADHDAAIFPGGFGAAKNLSTFAVDGKDCRVHKDVERVLKEFHEAGKPVGSEPLRLGFHGRLAPALTKVGVCPCQCAGACRVRGFGSAGWRDSLGSSAVRDAVKTAHCGIDGSTPDPL